In Bifidobacterium actinocoloniiforme DSM 22766, a genomic segment contains:
- the ruvA gene encoding Holliday junction branch migration protein RuvA: MLAMLTGSVAQIEQSLAVIDVGGVGYEVRMPSSDLAALRTGAQATVYTSLNISQDAVTLYGFLSRSSKTLFTQLLKVSGIGPRVAISLLSSLTPDQLAQAVSQGDAAALSRAPGLGKKGAQKIILELSGKMDVDALNTGKQAEAQDQGLRQVIEGLVSLGWVQRDAERAVEEACQVNGYEKPLDRADVPLVLKAALSLLDRGR, from the coding sequence ATGTTGGCTATGTTGACTGGGTCCGTGGCCCAGATAGAGCAATCGCTCGCCGTGATTGACGTCGGCGGGGTCGGCTACGAGGTCCGTATGCCGTCTTCGGATCTGGCTGCGCTGCGTACCGGAGCGCAGGCGACTGTGTACACCTCGCTCAACATCTCGCAAGATGCGGTCACCCTCTATGGTTTTCTGTCCCGCTCGTCCAAGACCCTTTTCACCCAGCTGCTCAAGGTCAGCGGCATCGGCCCTAGGGTGGCCATATCCCTCCTGTCGTCCTTGACGCCCGACCAACTCGCCCAAGCCGTCTCCCAGGGGGACGCGGCCGCCCTGTCCCGGGCGCCGGGCTTGGGCAAAAAGGGCGCGCAAAAAATCATACTGGAACTTTCAGGAAAGATGGACGTGGATGCCCTGAACACCGGCAAGCAAGCCGAGGCCCAGGATCAAGGCCTGCGCCAGGTGATCGAAGGCCTTGTCTCCCTGGGATGGGTCCAACGGGATGCCGAACGCGCCGTTGAGGAGGCCTGCCAGGTAAATGGGTATGAAAAGCCCCTGGACCGCGCCGACGTGCCCTTGGTGCTCAAGGCCGCCTTGTCCCTTCTGGATAGGGGGCGTTGA
- the ruvC gene encoding crossover junction endodeoxyribonuclease RuvC, with amino-acid sequence MIVFGVDPGLTRCGVGVIEAKVSRRLSFVHTDVVRSDPELSQDLRLLAIYNGLATRIDEYSPDVVSIERVFAQSNRNTVLGTAQAAGLAMLAAAQRGIPVALHTPTEVKLAVTGNGQAEKIQVERMVARILRLDRLPKPADAADALAQAICHALRPAGALQGGEREQHLTQAQRQWAQAQQRSKRCGPVQRDM; translated from the coding sequence GTGATTGTCTTTGGCGTCGACCCTGGCCTCACCCGCTGCGGTGTCGGCGTCATAGAAGCGAAAGTCTCCCGTCGTCTCTCGTTCGTCCATACGGATGTGGTGAGATCGGATCCCGAGCTCTCCCAGGACCTTCGGCTCCTGGCGATTTACAATGGGCTGGCGACCAGGATTGACGAATACAGCCCGGATGTGGTTTCGATTGAGCGGGTTTTCGCCCAGTCCAATCGAAACACGGTACTAGGCACGGCCCAGGCTGCCGGGCTGGCCATGCTCGCTGCGGCCCAGAGGGGCATACCGGTCGCTTTGCACACGCCGACGGAGGTTAAGCTGGCTGTCACAGGAAACGGCCAGGCCGAGAAAATTCAGGTGGAGCGCATGGTGGCGCGCATCCTGCGACTGGATCGACTACCTAAACCGGCTGATGCAGCTGATGCCTTAGCCCAGGCCATCTGCCACGCCCTGCGACCGGCTGGCGCCCTCCAAGGCGGAGAGCGCGAGCAGCACCTGACCCAAGCCCAGAGGCAGTGGGCGCAGGCTCAACAGCGTTCCAAGAGGTGCGGACCCGTCCAAAGGGACATGTAA
- a CDS encoding YebC/PmpR family DNA-binding transcriptional regulator — translation MSGHSKWATTKHKKAAIDAKRGKLFAKLIKNIEIAARTGGGDPDGNPTLYDAIVKAKKSSVPADNISRAVKRGSGEEAGAANYESIVYEGYAPAGVGLIIECLTDNRNRAAAEVRSTLTKNGGSLAQNGSVSFNFERKGQIVVPAEGVDFDDLFEKGAEAGAEDVQDDGESYTVITAPGDLVTVRKALQDAGIDYDSADLVLNPKTEVSLDVDAARKVSKLIDSLDDLDDVQDIYSNWTASDEVMAQLDEE, via the coding sequence ATGTCAGGGCATTCCAAGTGGGCGACCACCAAGCATAAGAAGGCCGCCATCGACGCCAAGCGCGGCAAGCTCTTCGCCAAGCTAATCAAAAACATCGAGATCGCGGCACGTACCGGTGGCGGGGATCCTGATGGGAACCCCACTCTTTACGACGCGATCGTAAAAGCGAAGAAGTCGTCGGTTCCCGCGGACAACATCTCTCGCGCAGTCAAGCGTGGCTCCGGTGAGGAAGCCGGCGCCGCCAACTATGAGTCAATCGTCTACGAAGGCTATGCGCCCGCCGGGGTGGGGCTGATCATCGAGTGCCTGACCGACAACCGCAATCGTGCCGCGGCCGAGGTTCGCTCCACGCTGACCAAGAACGGGGGCTCACTGGCCCAGAACGGCTCGGTCTCATTCAACTTCGAGCGTAAAGGCCAGATCGTGGTGCCGGCCGAAGGGGTCGACTTCGATGATCTCTTCGAGAAAGGCGCTGAGGCCGGAGCCGAGGATGTACAGGATGATGGTGAGTCCTACACGGTAATCACCGCTCCTGGCGACCTGGTCACTGTGCGCAAGGCCCTGCAGGATGCTGGAATCGACTATGATTCAGCCGACCTGGTCCTCAACCCCAAGACTGAGGTGAGCTTGGACGTGGATGCGGCCCGTAAGGTCTCCAAACTGATCGACAGCCTGGACGACCTCGACGACGTGCAGGACATCTACAGCAATTGGACCGCCTCGGACGAGGTCATGGCCCAGTTGGATGAGGAATAA